CGAGGAGGCCGACGACGGCGACGACGACGAGGACGCTGGCGACGCGCTCGGAGCGATGTTCTAACAACACACACTACAACAATGGAATACGTATACGCTGCACTCATCCTGAACGAATCGGGCGAAGAGATCAACGAAGACAACCTCACCGACGTGCTCGACGCCGCAGGCGTCGACGTCGAGGAGTCCCGCGTCAAGGCCCTCGTCGCCGCCCTCGAGGACGTCGACATCGAGGAGGCCGTCGACCAGGCCGCTGCGGCACCGGTGCCGGCAAGCGGTGGCGCGGCCGCACCCGCCGAGGGTGGCGCTGACGAGGCCGACGAGGCCGACGAGGAAGCCGAAGAAGAGGCTGCCGACGACGGCGGCGACGACGATGACGACGAGGACGACGAGGCAAGCGGTGAGGGCCTCGGCGAACTCTTCGGCTAACTCGGTTCAACACAGCTCAGCTTTTCTTTGCGTGCGCTCGACTGGTGAGAGGCATCGCTACCGCTCGAATCCTGGGAGCCGTCGTATTGCCTGCCTTCGAAGTATCGTCCGACGAACAAGCGACTGCAGAAGGATGTCGACGCGGCTGTTTAGCTACCGAGTGTCACCGTGTCTGAGTCGACCGTAACCGGTGAGTCGTTCCCGGTCGCC
The genomic region above belongs to Haloarcula hispanica ATCC 33960 and contains:
- the rpl12p gene encoding 50S ribosomal protein P1, whose protein sequence is MEYVYAALILNESGEEINEDNLTDVLDAAGVDVEESRVKALVAALEDVDIEEAVDQAAAAPVPASGGAAAPAEGGADEADEADEEAEEEAADDGGDDDDDEDDEASGEGLGELFG